In Micromonospora sp. WMMD980, the following are encoded in one genomic region:
- a CDS encoding ISAs1 family transposase, which produces MPALPSSLISSLSCAPALTVAETAGGLPEALAGLPDPRARRGVRHRLTVVVTAAVCAVVAGYRSYAAIAEWVADVPATTALALGMPADRRPSEAMIRRLLQAMDPQLLTAAISVWLAGRATATTSTAGRAIAVDGKTLRGSRTTDTPARHVMTACDQATGVVLASIDVDGKTNEITRFAPLLDQISDLRDTVITADALHCQREHVDYLAERGAHWILTVKGNQPHLHAQLTALPWRAVPDATRDTDRGHGRREIRSCKILTISTGIDFPHAAQAIQIRRRRRRLDQPKRFTTETVYAITDLRVHQAKPAQLAAWTREHWSIENKVHWVRDVTYDEDRSQIRTGTGPEVMAALRNAAIGALRTAGVTNIAAANRHHARDSIRPLALLGIT; this is translated from the coding sequence ATGCCCGCGCTGCCATCATCGCTGATCTCGTCCCTGTCCTGCGCACCGGCTCTGACCGTTGCCGAAACCGCTGGTGGGCTGCCCGAAGCGCTCGCTGGTCTGCCTGATCCACGGGCCCGGCGAGGTGTCCGGCATCGGCTGACGGTCGTGGTCACCGCAGCCGTGTGTGCTGTGGTCGCCGGCTACCGCTCGTACGCCGCGATCGCCGAATGGGTCGCCGACGTGCCGGCCACGACGGCTCTCGCCCTGGGCATGCCTGCCGACCGGCGCCCGTCGGAGGCGATGATCCGCCGGCTGTTACAGGCCATGGACCCGCAGCTACTGACCGCGGCGATCAGTGTCTGGCTCGCCGGCCGGGCCACCGCCACCACCTCAACGGCCGGCCGGGCGATCGCCGTCGACGGCAAGACCCTGCGCGGCTCCCGCACCACCGACACCCCTGCCCGGCACGTGATGACCGCCTGCGACCAGGCCACCGGTGTGGTCCTGGCCAGCATCGACGTCGACGGCAAGACCAACGAGATCACCCGGTTCGCGCCGCTGCTCGACCAGATCAGCGACCTGCGCGACACGGTGATCACCGCCGACGCCCTGCACTGCCAACGCGAGCATGTCGACTACCTCGCCGAGCGCGGCGCGCACTGGATCCTGACCGTCAAAGGCAACCAACCCCACCTGCACGCCCAGCTCACCGCACTGCCCTGGCGGGCAGTCCCCGACGCCACCCGCGACACCGACCGCGGACACGGCCGCCGCGAGATCCGCAGCTGCAAGATCCTGACGATCTCCACCGGCATCGACTTCCCGCACGCCGCCCAAGCCATCCAGATCCGCCGCCGCAGACGCCGCCTCGACCAGCCGAAACGCTTCACCACCGAGACCGTCTACGCCATCACCGACCTCCGCGTCCACCAGGCAAAACCAGCACAACTGGCAGCGTGGACCCGCGAGCACTGGTCGATCGAGAACAAGGTCCACTGGGTCCGCGACGTCACCTACGACGAGGACCGCAGCCAGATCCGCACCGGCACCGGACCCGAGGTCATGGCCGCTCTACGCAACGCCGCGATCGGCGCACTCCGCACCGCTGGCGTCACCAACATCGCCGCCGCCAACCGGCATCACGCCCGCGACAGCATCCGCCCGCTGGCACTGCTCGGCATCACCTGA
- a CDS encoding Z1 domain-containing protein — translation MSDIVTTAYSAALAAMQRTGPKRLHALAAMLGADAPDIANGSALLTHLRDAGPEDALRQQIAHTLAGWDHEQSSAPWTDGTSHNTAERRAAVMAALAVDDPTADLIADLFPYAVADGVIVIADDWEEWRTPQRRTERTFYWAHYHRYLLDKWRNPDAVADLDRATEEVVRRLSDPTRPVAYQAKGLVVGYVQSGKTANFTGVVAKAVDAGYRLVIVLTGTTNMLRAQTQRRLDIELCGRENIEREISPHDQKVHEYQNDPDWKGDCFVRHGGRPSDAGYPDIHRLSNHAGDYKRLKMGFSALEFRGRERNRKFFDPANLHTSDARLVVAKKNASVLEALVADLGRISERLGEVPVLIIDDESDQASVNTVSPKKWKEDSRKRTAINRLIGQLLRMMPRAQYVGYTATPYANVFIDPSDVEDIFPRDFLISLPRPAGYMGAEDFHDFDAELALEQRPLETSKERAHVRYLADEPDDGELRHAVDMFVLTGALKLYRQRHGTSYRHHTMLVHEAMGKDSHRQTAELIGHLWNTAGYYRPSGLARLRDLYITDVLPVSRAQAPTLLAPADFDDLRDDIGEALRLISPADRNGSPVIVVNSDTDLERQQESLDFDQREIWRILVGGNKLARGFTVEGLTVTYYRRATAQVDTLMQMGRWFGFRPGYRDLVRLYTTPDLHDMFEAACRDEDFLRRELRQYADPADGTPQLTPRQIPPLIAQHRPDLRPTGRNKMWNAKLVMKSSPGKPMEPVAFPTSTTKIKHNLEQWKPLLAAATQRTVEFAVPGAKTTYEAGVAVVSHATLLTVLGNIKWLADDTFQPELAWLRQLRPDQLARWVVLIPQQTRSTTRRVVAGHGPFSVFERQRTSSGASFRVFSEDRHRNAATRIAGVDTSIPDPGADALRGEATGSVILYPTVERDNLDGNQNEVISSEKITIGFHLVTPLTAAPAGGKLMHWVTLDRANPRALVVDAR, via the coding sequence ATGAGCGACATCGTCACCACCGCATACAGTGCGGCGCTTGCCGCCATGCAGCGCACGGGCCCCAAGCGTCTGCACGCCTTGGCCGCCATGCTGGGCGCTGACGCCCCCGACATTGCCAACGGCTCCGCGCTTCTGACCCACCTGCGCGACGCCGGACCTGAAGATGCCCTACGCCAGCAGATCGCACACACGCTGGCCGGGTGGGACCATGAGCAGAGCAGCGCCCCTTGGACCGATGGCACCAGCCACAACACCGCCGAACGGCGCGCGGCGGTGATGGCCGCGCTCGCCGTCGACGACCCGACGGCGGACCTAATCGCCGACCTGTTCCCCTACGCCGTCGCAGACGGGGTCATCGTCATCGCCGACGACTGGGAGGAGTGGCGCACCCCGCAACGCCGCACCGAGCGCACCTTCTATTGGGCGCACTATCACCGTTACCTGCTCGACAAGTGGCGAAACCCCGACGCTGTCGCTGACCTCGACAGGGCCACCGAGGAGGTCGTCCGGCGTCTGTCCGACCCGACTCGACCCGTTGCGTACCAGGCCAAGGGCCTCGTCGTTGGATACGTCCAGAGCGGCAAGACCGCCAATTTCACCGGCGTCGTGGCCAAGGCCGTTGACGCCGGGTACCGGCTCGTCATCGTCCTCACCGGCACCACGAACATGCTGCGCGCACAGACCCAGCGGCGTCTCGACATCGAACTGTGCGGTCGGGAGAACATCGAACGGGAGATCTCCCCCCACGACCAGAAGGTCCACGAGTACCAGAACGACCCCGACTGGAAGGGCGACTGCTTCGTCCGACATGGGGGGCGACCCTCCGACGCCGGATACCCCGACATCCACCGCTTGAGCAACCATGCCGGCGACTACAAGCGGCTCAAGATGGGTTTCTCCGCCCTCGAGTTCAGGGGGCGCGAGCGTAACCGGAAGTTTTTTGACCCAGCGAATCTTCACACCAGCGACGCCCGTCTCGTTGTCGCCAAGAAGAACGCCTCCGTCCTCGAAGCACTGGTGGCGGACCTGGGTCGCATCAGTGAGCGTCTCGGCGAGGTGCCCGTCCTCATCATCGACGACGAGTCTGACCAGGCGTCGGTCAACACCGTCAGCCCGAAGAAGTGGAAGGAGGACAGCAGAAAACGCACCGCGATCAACCGGCTCATCGGGCAACTGCTGCGAATGATGCCCCGCGCCCAGTACGTCGGCTACACCGCCACCCCGTACGCCAACGTGTTCATCGACCCCTCCGACGTCGAGGACATCTTCCCCCGCGACTTCCTCATCTCCCTGCCGCGTCCCGCTGGCTACATGGGCGCAGAGGACTTCCACGACTTCGACGCCGAACTAGCCCTCGAACAGCGTCCCCTCGAAACCTCGAAGGAGCGGGCCCACGTCCGGTACCTCGCCGACGAACCCGACGACGGCGAACTGCGCCACGCCGTGGACATGTTCGTCCTCACCGGTGCCCTCAAGTTGTACCGACAACGGCACGGAACGTCCTACCGGCACCACACCATGCTCGTTCACGAGGCAATGGGCAAAGACTCCCACCGGCAGACAGCCGAGCTGATCGGCCACCTGTGGAACACCGCCGGCTACTACCGGCCTAGCGGATTGGCGCGGCTACGCGACCTGTACATCACCGACGTCCTGCCCGTATCTCGCGCGCAGGCACCCACACTGCTTGCACCGGCCGATTTCGACGACCTGCGCGACGACATCGGCGAGGCGCTCAGACTCATTAGCCCCGCCGACCGTAACGGCAGCCCGGTCATCGTCGTGAACAGCGACACCGACCTTGAGAGGCAGCAGGAGAGCCTCGACTTCGACCAGCGGGAGATCTGGCGCATCCTCGTCGGCGGCAACAAGCTCGCTCGTGGTTTCACCGTCGAAGGGCTTACCGTCACCTACTACCGGCGCGCCACGGCTCAGGTCGACACCCTCATGCAGATGGGCCGCTGGTTCGGCTTCCGACCCGGCTACCGAGACCTGGTCCGCCTCTACACCACCCCAGACCTGCACGACATGTTCGAGGCCGCCTGCCGCGACGAGGACTTCCTCCGTCGCGAACTGCGCCAGTACGCGGACCCGGCCGACGGTACGCCGCAGCTGACCCCTCGACAGATCCCACCCCTGATCGCCCAACACCGCCCGGATCTGCGCCCGACCGGTCGCAACAAGATGTGGAACGCCAAGCTCGTCATGAAGAGCTCACCGGGCAAGCCCATGGAACCCGTGGCCTTCCCGACGTCCACGACAAAGATCAAGCACAACCTCGAGCAGTGGAAGCCACTGCTCGCTGCCGCAACCCAACGGACTGTCGAGTTCGCAGTCCCGGGAGCCAAGACCACCTACGAGGCGGGAGTGGCAGTTGTCAGTCACGCAACACTCCTGACCGTCCTCGGCAACATCAAGTGGCTGGCCGACGACACCTTCCAACCGGAACTTGCGTGGCTACGCCAACTGCGTCCCGATCAACTCGCACGGTGGGTCGTGCTCATACCCCAACAGACCAGGTCCACCACCCGACGCGTCGTCGCCGGGCACGGGCCGTTCAGCGTCTTCGAGCGCCAACGCACCTCGTCCGGCGCCTCGTTCCGGGTCTTCAGCGAGGATCGACACCGCAACGCGGCCACGAGAATCGCCGGGGTCGACACCTCGATTCCGGATCCGGGGGCCGATGCGCTCAGGGGCGAGGCCACCGGATCGGTCATCCTCTACCCGACCGTCGAGAGGGACAACCTTGACGGCAACCAGAATGAGGTCATCTCCTCCGAGAAGATCACCATCGGATTCCATTTAGTCACTCCCCTAACCGCCGCGCCGGCCGGCGGGAAACTGATGCACTGGGTGACCTTGGACAGGGCGAACCCGAGAGCGCTGGTAGTCGATGCACGCTGA
- a CDS encoding ATP-binding protein, with translation MRREEIIPSAARLTNSLRDLGYEFSNAVADLIDNSVTAGAGKVGITFHFDGPESWIRIVDDGSGMTGASVSEAMRLGTAQDYGEGDLGKFGLGLKTASLSQCRAPAKS, from the coding sequence ATGAGGCGCGAAGAGATCATTCCGAGTGCGGCGAGGTTGACGAACTCGCTTCGTGACCTCGGATACGAATTCTCGAACGCGGTCGCGGACCTGATCGACAACAGTGTCACCGCGGGCGCCGGCAAGGTCGGGATCACCTTCCACTTCGACGGCCCTGAATCCTGGATCCGGATCGTGGACGACGGTAGCGGCATGACCGGCGCGAGCGTGTCCGAGGCCATGCGGCTGGGAACTGCGCAGGACTATGGCGAGGGTGACCTCGGCAAGTTCGGCCTCGGTCTCAAGACAGCGAGCCTGTCCCAGTGCAGGGCCCCGGCAAAGTCGTAA
- a CDS encoding IS701 family transposase, whose product MAGVCDAFAGRFGRVEPRRAAAAFVTGLLTNIEIKTCWQLAEQAGHGRPDAMQRLLYRAKWDADAVRDDVRQVVVDRLGDPDGVLVVDETGDLKKGVHTVGVQRQYTGTAGRIENAQVGVFLAYASRHGHTLIDRRVYLPKSWTDDRQRCEQAGVPDDVAFATRSELADDMITAAVQALVPARWVAADEAYGNNTRLRGELRKLRLGYVLAVSCDHLVPIDGGKTRCRADRLAADLPATAWTRRSAGDGSKGPRFYDWAWLTDVGADGDSDDDGRHSLLIRRNNTTGELAFYRCWTPGPATLAQLVRVAGVRWVVEESFQAGKGQVGLDQHQVRRWTSWHRFTTLALAALAVLAICAADARTADRHGQPDMIELTVNEIRRLINILLIRPTRSIAYRLRWSTWRRRHQARAKRAHYARRLNLEFPP is encoded by the coding sequence CTGGCCGGGGTGTGCGATGCGTTCGCGGGACGGTTCGGGCGGGTGGAGCCGCGGCGGGCGGCGGCGGCGTTCGTGACAGGGCTGCTCACGAATATCGAAATCAAGACGTGTTGGCAGTTGGCGGAGCAGGCCGGGCATGGCCGGCCGGACGCGATGCAGAGGTTGCTGTATCGGGCGAAGTGGGACGCCGACGCGGTGCGTGACGACGTGCGACAGGTCGTCGTCGACCGGCTTGGCGACCCCGACGGGGTCCTCGTCGTTGACGAGACCGGCGATCTGAAAAAAGGTGTGCACACCGTCGGTGTCCAGCGCCAATACACCGGCACCGCCGGGCGGATCGAGAACGCGCAGGTTGGCGTGTTCCTGGCCTACGCGAGCAGACACGGCCACACCCTGATCGACCGCCGGGTCTACCTACCGAAGTCCTGGACCGACGATCGACAGCGGTGTGAGCAGGCCGGCGTCCCGGACGACGTCGCGTTCGCCACCCGATCCGAGCTGGCCGACGACATGATCACCGCCGCTGTTCAAGCCCTGGTCCCGGCCCGATGGGTCGCTGCGGACGAGGCCTACGGCAACAACACTCGGCTGCGGGGTGAACTGCGCAAACTGCGCCTCGGCTACGTCCTGGCGGTCTCCTGCGATCATCTCGTGCCGATCGACGGCGGGAAGACCCGTTGTCGCGCCGACCGGCTGGCCGCCGACCTGCCTGCCACCGCGTGGACCCGGCGCAGTGCCGGCGACGGGTCGAAAGGGCCACGGTTCTACGACTGGGCATGGCTGACCGACGTCGGCGCCGACGGCGACTCGGACGACGACGGCCGGCACAGTCTGCTGATCCGCCGCAACAACACCACCGGTGAGCTGGCCTTCTACCGTTGCTGGACACCCGGCCCGGCCACCCTCGCCCAGCTCGTGCGGGTAGCGGGAGTTCGTTGGGTCGTGGAGGAATCGTTCCAGGCCGGAAAGGGTCAGGTCGGTCTTGACCAGCACCAAGTCCGCCGCTGGACGTCCTGGCACCGGTTCACCACCCTGGCCCTGGCAGCCCTCGCGGTCCTCGCGATCTGCGCCGCCGACGCCCGAACAGCAGACCGTCACGGTCAACCCGACATGATCGAGCTGACCGTCAACGAGATCCGCCGCCTGATCAACATCCTGCTCATCCGGCCGACCCGCAGCATCGCCTACCGTTTGCGCTGGTCAACATGGCGACGCCGACACCAAGCACGAGCCAAACGAGCCCACTACGCCCGCCGCCTCAACCTCGAATTCCCACCATGA
- a CDS encoding Z1 domain-containing protein: MSTGLTLEQALAGFVPEELRDEVARRWNADRVTLEPVAVLSRGGPRAWFDSYDPAGGYYWPRLREWLLVEKGRTESAIDAIDTATDRILSMLEDPRPAGPSGFQVRGLVVGYVQSGKTANFTALIAKAYDAGYRIVIVLSGIHNSLRRQTQLRLEDELGLAPDEVGRRGVGAPEQGRQIIRMTGAEVWQDFHPGTADASLLQGNVPLIFVIKKNASVLRRLVGWLEDRQPVSTPVLVIDDEADQASINTGGNRQLLDEVVDLVADDVDAAADGLDRVSDHTQAEEINPSVINGLVRRLLHRLRRASYVGYTATPFANVLINHEAMDREVAEDLYPRDFIASLPPPHGYYGPERLFGREALAGEGGENVQEIDVIRQVRDHEARLLTPARGAPAVNALPQSLDHALADFILATAARDTRTGGSPASAMLIHGSQYTYQQDAIAALVRERLSVLRQRWRYDNEHASPEFQRRWEEKFVPVTDAIAPDRRVDFSEIEPAVARLFRGELPVLVLHNRSADELDYERNPDLRAVVVGGNKLSRGLTIEGLLVSYYVRNANYFDTLLQMGRWFGYREDYVDLTRLWTTADLNQRFRDLATAEEDLRREIRLYEVLGKTPRDFAPRIRAHETMRITAPNRMGSAQEISYDFSGTLFQTILFRLDDRDWLRYNLDATRRFLSRLGPPNATGADGLPAWSDVDWRDVEEFLGDAGYRTAPGSQRSSLALREYIATQAKHRELARWRVAVRGRQNIDTGLGSEDLHIQGCGPVACISRARHGLSETSIGSLVNPVSRGNPGAGDEDIGLGDEDRKWAAEVAENSDVSYPVALRHRRTPTEGLLLLYPISAYSRPKEPALSGEPKGQPRQPLFDNPDEQGETVIGMAISFPASESPGTIRYVVGSPGPVTA, translated from the coding sequence ATGAGCACCGGGCTGACTCTGGAGCAGGCGTTGGCCGGCTTCGTGCCGGAGGAACTACGGGACGAGGTCGCCCGGCGGTGGAACGCCGACCGCGTGACCCTCGAACCGGTTGCTGTGCTGTCCAGGGGTGGGCCGCGAGCGTGGTTCGACAGCTACGACCCTGCCGGCGGCTACTACTGGCCGCGGCTGCGAGAATGGCTGCTGGTCGAAAAGGGGCGCACCGAGAGCGCCATCGACGCGATCGACACGGCCACCGACAGAATTTTGTCGATGCTTGAAGACCCCCGGCCCGCCGGTCCCAGCGGCTTCCAGGTTCGGGGTCTGGTCGTCGGCTACGTGCAGAGCGGAAAGACCGCCAACTTCACCGCACTGATCGCTAAGGCGTACGACGCGGGCTATCGCATCGTCATCGTGCTCTCCGGAATCCACAATTCGCTACGTCGACAGACGCAGCTGCGGCTCGAGGACGAACTGGGCCTCGCCCCGGACGAGGTCGGCCGCCGAGGTGTCGGCGCTCCCGAGCAGGGGCGCCAGATCATCCGCATGACCGGCGCGGAGGTCTGGCAGGACTTCCATCCCGGCACGGCCGACGCCAGTCTCCTGCAGGGCAACGTTCCCCTGATCTTCGTGATCAAGAAGAACGCGAGTGTGCTGCGTCGTCTGGTTGGCTGGCTCGAGGATCGGCAACCGGTCAGCACACCCGTGCTCGTCATCGACGACGAGGCCGACCAGGCAAGCATCAACACCGGCGGAAACAGACAGCTCCTCGATGAGGTCGTCGACTTGGTCGCTGACGACGTCGACGCCGCCGCTGACGGCCTGGACCGGGTGTCGGACCACACCCAGGCAGAGGAGATCAACCCCTCGGTCATCAACGGGCTCGTTCGGCGGCTGCTGCACCGCCTCAGGCGCGCCAGCTACGTCGGATACACTGCCACCCCGTTCGCCAACGTCCTCATCAACCACGAGGCGATGGACCGGGAGGTCGCCGAGGACCTGTATCCGCGGGATTTCATCGCTTCGCTCCCCCCGCCCCACGGCTACTACGGACCGGAACGCCTCTTCGGCCGTGAGGCGCTGGCCGGTGAGGGCGGCGAGAACGTCCAGGAGATCGATGTTATCCGTCAGGTGCGCGACCATGAGGCCCGCCTGCTCACGCCAGCCCGGGGGGCGCCTGCGGTGAACGCCCTTCCGCAGAGTCTCGACCACGCACTCGCAGATTTCATACTCGCCACGGCCGCCCGCGACACCCGCACTGGCGGCTCACCGGCGAGCGCGATGCTTATCCACGGATCCCAGTACACCTACCAGCAGGACGCCATTGCGGCGCTGGTCCGCGAACGGCTGTCCGTGCTGCGGCAGCGTTGGCGCTACGACAACGAGCACGCCTCACCCGAGTTCCAACGCCGTTGGGAGGAGAAGTTCGTCCCTGTCACCGACGCCATCGCGCCGGACCGACGCGTCGACTTTTCCGAGATCGAGCCGGCGGTCGCCCGTCTGTTCCGCGGAGAACTTCCCGTTCTCGTCCTGCACAACAGGTCCGCGGACGAGCTGGACTACGAGCGCAACCCCGACCTGCGGGCGGTGGTCGTCGGCGGCAACAAACTGTCGCGCGGTCTGACGATCGAGGGTCTCCTCGTCTCGTACTACGTCCGTAACGCCAACTATTTCGACACCCTGCTGCAGATGGGCCGGTGGTTCGGCTACCGCGAGGACTATGTCGACCTGACCCGGCTGTGGACCACCGCGGACCTCAACCAGCGCTTCCGGGACCTGGCAACCGCGGAGGAGGATCTCAGGCGCGAGATCCGGCTGTACGAGGTACTCGGAAAGACCCCTCGCGACTTCGCCCCCCGGATCCGGGCCCATGAGACGATGCGCATCACCGCCCCGAACAGGATGGGCAGCGCACAGGAGATCAGTTACGACTTCTCGGGCACATTGTTTCAAACCATCCTGTTCCGCCTCGACGACCGGGACTGGCTGCGGTACAACCTCGACGCGACCCGCCGATTCCTGAGCAGACTCGGCCCACCGAACGCGACAGGCGCCGACGGTCTGCCCGCGTGGAGCGACGTGGACTGGCGCGATGTCGAGGAGTTCCTCGGCGACGCGGGGTACCGGACAGCGCCCGGCTCCCAACGCTCGAGTCTGGCCCTGCGCGAGTACATTGCGACGCAGGCCAAGCACCGTGAACTGGCGCGGTGGAGGGTGGCTGTCCGCGGCCGGCAGAACATCGACACGGGCCTGGGCAGCGAGGACCTGCACATTCAGGGATGCGGACCCGTGGCCTGTATCAGCCGCGCCCGCCACGGGCTCTCCGAAACCAGCATTGGCTCGCTCGTCAACCCGGTCAGCCGCGGCAATCCGGGTGCCGGCGACGAGGACATCGGCCTCGGCGACGAGGACCGCAAGTGGGCGGCGGAGGTCGCGGAGAACAGCGACGTTAGCTACCCCGTCGCGCTGCGCCACCGGCGGACGCCCACGGAGGGGTTGCTCCTGCTCTACCCGATCAGCGCCTACAGCAGACCCAAGGAGCCGGCGTTGTCCGGCGAACCCAAGGGACAACCCAGGCAACCGCTGTTCGACAATCCCGACGAGCAGGGCGAGACAGTCATTGGGATGGCGATCAGCTTCCCGGCCTCGGAGAGCCCGGGAACCATCCGCTACGTCGTCGGGTCGCCCGGCCCGGTCACGGCATGA
- a CDS encoding DUF4268 domain-containing protein, whose amino-acid sequence MGRLEVVDAREVWPHEAHDFTPWLLANAGALGDVLGMDLELSAAEHPVGTFALDLIGVDQATGELVIVENQLAPTDHTNLGQLLTYAGGTDAVNVVWIATRFREEHRAALDWLNTRTDEATRFFGVEVGVVRIAASPPAPLLRLVAQPNDWGKSVRAKAQAEGGSSKGQAYQRFWTQMLAELSGRQLDWTRSGKGLVQNWLALPSGTTGITFRCSFGRAGLCSEIFFESPEPALNDARFAAAEAKRETIEGTYGGPLRFDPLIGKKGCRIADYRTGQIGLTEDWQEYVEWFIACQTRLRTAMTNVFGSMTPMGR is encoded by the coding sequence TTGGGAAGGCTGGAGGTGGTCGACGCGCGGGAGGTCTGGCCGCACGAGGCCCACGACTTCACACCGTGGCTGTTGGCGAATGCCGGGGCCCTCGGCGACGTGCTGGGCATGGATCTCGAGCTTTCCGCTGCCGAGCATCCGGTGGGCACGTTCGCCCTTGATCTCATCGGCGTGGACCAGGCAACCGGCGAGTTGGTGATCGTTGAGAACCAGCTCGCGCCGACGGACCACACCAATCTCGGCCAGCTGTTGACCTACGCCGGCGGCACCGACGCGGTAAACGTGGTCTGGATCGCGACGCGATTCCGTGAGGAGCACCGTGCCGCCCTCGACTGGCTCAATACCCGCACCGACGAGGCGACGAGGTTCTTCGGCGTCGAGGTCGGCGTCGTCCGCATCGCGGCTTCCCCGCCAGCTCCTCTGCTGCGGCTCGTCGCTCAGCCCAACGACTGGGGTAAGTCGGTCAGGGCGAAGGCCCAGGCGGAGGGCGGTTCGTCGAAGGGCCAGGCGTACCAGAGGTTCTGGACGCAGATGTTGGCCGAGCTGTCCGGTCGCCAACTCGACTGGACGCGGTCGGGCAAGGGGCTTGTGCAGAACTGGCTCGCCCTGCCGTCTGGAACCACCGGGATTACCTTCAGGTGCTCGTTCGGCCGAGCGGGTCTATGCAGCGAGATCTTCTTCGAGAGTCCCGAGCCTGCCCTGAACGACGCCCGCTTCGCGGCCGCCGAGGCGAAGCGGGAGACCATCGAGGGCACCTACGGCGGACCTCTGCGGTTCGATCCGCTCATCGGCAAGAAGGGGTGCCGGATCGCGGACTACCGCACTGGTCAGATCGGGTTGACCGAGGACTGGCAGGAGTATGTCGAGTGGTTCATCGCTTGCCAGACCAGGCTGCGTACGGCGATGACCAACGTGTTCGGGTCGATGACCCCGATGGGACGGTGA
- a CDS encoding PD-(D/E)XK motif protein, whose translation MTDADEQRLSDPEALEILWRSLPTPTGLQLEAQRVADWPGGPVLAAVDATGRRHLLIPLPASTGFRAPRQSRGLYAEVRRLRVHRTDEDENYWVDLSCPEPALQRLFTSFAQEVVNALSASSSADPAAITDTAERWRKFWSVPAEGLGVGAQLGLIGELWLLTRWLPSLTRYAVRSWQGPLGGRHDFTSTRLSVEVKTSGSSTGPTVHRIGSLDQLATPVSGVLYLMSLRLTADPLGEITLDDLIREARTSVRHDDLLADDFDKRLASAGWTPADLGRYDGSWRLLHQSLYEVGEGFPRLTSATFPTGLPTGITDVGYTLDTTACRDWLVADDPRATTALSALASVR comes from the coding sequence ATGACCGACGCCGACGAGCAGCGCCTGAGTGATCCGGAGGCTCTGGAGATCCTGTGGCGCTCGCTGCCGACCCCGACCGGCCTGCAGTTGGAGGCGCAGCGCGTCGCAGACTGGCCCGGTGGACCGGTGCTGGCCGCGGTCGACGCCACCGGACGACGGCACCTGCTGATCCCTCTGCCAGCATCCACGGGCTTTCGCGCACCACGACAGAGTCGAGGTCTATACGCCGAGGTCCGCCGACTGAGGGTCCACCGAACGGACGAGGACGAGAACTACTGGGTAGACCTCAGCTGCCCCGAGCCCGCTCTGCAGAGACTGTTCACGTCCTTCGCGCAGGAAGTTGTCAACGCGTTGTCCGCCAGCTCGTCGGCCGACCCAGCTGCCATCACTGACACGGCGGAGCGGTGGCGCAAGTTCTGGTCTGTTCCGGCCGAGGGCCTCGGCGTCGGCGCCCAACTCGGACTGATCGGCGAACTCTGGCTGCTCACCCGCTGGTTGCCGTCTCTCACCCGGTACGCGGTCAGGTCGTGGCAGGGACCGTTGGGCGGAAGGCACGACTTCACCAGCACCCGGCTGTCGGTCGAGGTGAAGACGAGCGGCTCCTCTACCGGACCCACAGTCCACCGGATCGGCTCGCTCGATCAGCTGGCTACGCCCGTGTCCGGCGTCCTGTACCTGATGTCGCTGCGGCTGACGGCCGATCCTCTGGGCGAGATCACTCTCGACGACCTGATCCGGGAGGCTCGCACATCGGTCCGACACGACGATCTTCTCGCCGACGATTTCGACAAGCGCCTCGCCTCAGCCGGCTGGACTCCGGCCGACCTGGGTAGGTACGACGGATCGTGGCGGCTGCTCCACCAGTCGCTCTACGAGGTTGGCGAGGGCTTCCCACGCTTGACGTCCGCGACGTTCCCTACAGGCCTACCGACCGGGATCACCGATGTCGGATACACGCTCGACACTACGGCCTGCCGCGACTGGCTCGTCGCGGATGATCCACGGGCAACTACCGCGCTGTCCGCCCTCGCCTCCGTTCGGTGA